One window from the genome of Ammospiza nelsoni isolate bAmmNel1 chromosome 16, bAmmNel1.pri, whole genome shotgun sequence encodes:
- the LOC132080701 gene encoding ovomucoid-like encodes MKITGVLLLLSLALFCISVPATDALQAAPVYCRNQRTIRNMCSMEYVPHCGSDGVTYPNKCTFCNAYLRSRGVLALRSLEAC; translated from the exons ATGAAGATCACGGGagtgctgcttctgctctcTCTGGCCCTTTTCTGCATCTCAG ttccaGCTACTGATGCGCTGCAG GCTGCACCTGTCTACTGCAGGAACCAGAGGACCATCAGGAACATGTGCTCCATGGAGTATGTCCCCCACTGTGGGTCTGATGGTGTCACCTACCCCAACAAATGCACGTTCTGCAATGCCTACCT gAGAAGCCGTGGAGTTCTTGCCTTGCGGTCTCTTGAAGCCTGTTAA